From Rutidosis leptorrhynchoides isolate AG116_Rl617_1_P2 chromosome 3, CSIRO_AGI_Rlap_v1, whole genome shotgun sequence, a single genomic window includes:
- the LOC139899891 gene encoding F-box/kelch-repeat protein At3g06240-like → MADVHIHDDITNNILTRLPGKSLIRFRCVSKHWNRLISDPYFMKSRSRRMILLKHPMPFVVLDTKDHSIMKIPNSLLEERECKEVSIVGTHNGIVVLVTTDFSLRTHIYLYNPLTRASKLLDVMDRPSPELSLLYEFGIGYGATTEDLKIVRFGCFSVSDLPRLTCHVYDFKTSSWARSTLPFNDYFFFWDAGIFLNGYIYWFISLTCVGIIALNVKEMVFSIINLPNGKDPRGIYHYLDSYVGTVLGSLNGCLCMIDKKDTGFELWVMKEDKKNSWSNERSFTFGLDWNYLKKFHPVCILVDDRILLTDGYNQFVMYDTSKDSYVTISHNLINPDFDIRLITLSDFKRIRCVEYVESLVSPSDICAL, encoded by the coding sequence ATGGCGGACGTCCATATACACGATGACATCACTAACAACATACTTACTCGACTTCCCGGAAAGTCTTTAATCCGGTTCAGATGCGTATCAAAACATTGGAACCGTCTTATTTCAGATCCTTACTTTATGAAGTCGAGATCACGTCGGATGATTCTTCTCAAACACCCGATGCCTTTTGTCGTTTTAGACACCAAGGATCATTCCATAATGAAGATCCCAAATTCCCTTTTAGAAGAAAGAGAATGTAAAGAAGTGTCTATTGTTGGAACGCACAATGGCATAGTCGTTTTGGTCACTACTGATTTTTCGCTACGTACTCATATATACCTATACAATCCCTTAACACGTGCATCCAAGCTACTTGATGTCATGGACCGGCCTTCTCCGGAGCTTTCATTATTGTATGAATTTGGAATTGGGTATGGTGCAACTACAGAAGACTTAAAGATTGTTAGGTTTGGATGTTTTTCAGTTTCAGATTTACCGCGACTTACTTGTCATGTCTACGATTTTAAAACTAGTTCGTGGGCCAGGTCAACACTACCCTTTAATGATTATTTTTTCTTTTGGGATGCGGGTATATTTCTAAATGGCTATATATATTGGTTTATATCTTTAACATGTGTGGGAATCATAGCTCTCAATGTTAAGGAGATGGTATTTTCGATCATAAATCTACCAAATGGAAAAGACCCTCGCGGAATCTATCATTATTTAGATTCGTACGTTGGGACTGTTTTGGGATCACTGAATGGATGCCTTTGCATGATAGACAAGAAAGATACCGGATTTGAATTGTGGGTGATGAAAGAAGACAAAAAGAATTCATGGTCAAATGAGCGTTCATTTACATTCGGTTTGGACTGGAATTATCTCAAAAAGTTTCACCCTGTGTGTATTTTGGTCGATGACAGAATTCTTTTGACTGATGGATATAATCAGTTTGTTATGTATGATACATCAAAAGATTCTTACGTAACAATATCACATAATTTGATAAACCCCGATTTTGATATAAGATTAATCACGCTTTCAGATTTCAAACGAATTCGCTGTGTTGAGTACGTGGAAAGCTTGGTTTCACCATCAGATATTTGTGCTCTTTGA